In a genomic window of Zingiber officinale cultivar Zhangliang chromosome 9B, Zo_v1.1, whole genome shotgun sequence:
- the LOC122024544 gene encoding uncharacterized protein LOC122024544, translated as MTTPAETKRDNRPAGCGGDGCGVRDTWLLHHVRHRTVFCRLCTNCVLRYHPGCFCASCFDLLLDGGACPVVRCSRCPSVSHAACLPDPAGPFFCSSCSDAGSSATYFPLGAEKSVDLKSAKVLLAAAQLAAASMSRAASSSRADSDRKVKEAAIATKRAREALERVILLSKAEKEKKKSEAHPNVSLSSKPEVVDHKKKMPKLSSTVAAMVGQKVQNRERDRWMRFQEPIRVAQKQVQVNAEGKNKVDSMVGMQSHAQNVETERRLIAISHAPKAVGQGERDERGALKGSQGGHVKDDVVVGTC; from the coding sequence ATGACGACGCCGGCGGAGACGAAGAGGGACAACCGGCCTGCCGGGTGCGGCGGTGACGGCTGCGGCGTTCGCGACACCTGGCTGCTCCACCACGTTCGTCACCGAACCGTTTTCTGCCGCCTTTGCACTAACTGCGTCCTTCGCTACCACCCTGGCTGCTTCTGCGCTTCCTGCTTCGATCTCCTCCTCGACGGGGGCGCCTGCCCCGTCGTCCGTTGCTCTCGATGCCCTTCCGTCTCCCACGCGGCCTGCCTTCCCGACCCCGCTGGCCCCTTCTTCTGCTCTAGCTGCTCCGATGCCGGTAGTTCCGCCACCTATTTCCCTCTTGGTGCGGAAAAATCGGTGGATCTCAAGTCGGCTAAAGTTCTTCTGGCTGCTGCCCAGTTGGCCGCCGCATCGATGAGCCGGGCGGCGTCATCTTCCAGGGCAGATTCTGATAGAAAGGTCAAGGAAGCTGCAATTGCAACGAAGAGAGCCAGGGAAGCACTTGAGAGGGTTATTTTACTTTCCAAGgctgagaaggagaagaagaaaagtgaAGCTCATCCAAATGTTTCATTGAGTTCTAAGCCTGAAGTTGTGGATCATAAGAAAAAGATGCCAAAGTTGAGCAGTACGGTAGCAGCCATGGTGGGACAGAAGGTTCAGAACAGGGAGAGGGATCGATGGATGAGGTTTCAGGAGCCGATCAGGGTGGCCCAGAAGCAAGTCCAGGTCAATGCAGAAGGTAAGAACAAGGTGGATTCTATGGTAGGGATGCAGAGCCATGCACAGAACGTTGAGACAGAGCGTAGGTTGATTGCCATCTCACATGCTCCAAAAGCTGTGGGTCAAGGGGAGAGGGATGAAAGAGGAGCCCTGAAAGGTTCTCAAGGTGGACATGTTAAGGATGACGTagttgttggtacttgctga